The genomic interval TAAGTGGTTTTACAGGAAAAATAGACAATTGTTTCGTCTtgttaatggaaaaaaatataaaaatcacatgacTTTTTGTTTTCTGATCATCTCACCTCTGAAAAAACAAAAGTAATAAAACTAATCAAAAAGTTTTCTGTACCTGCAAAATACAAGGTCTCGTGAAGCtatattgaaataaaatgtaaaaagtgatgaaagtgGGAATGTAGGGAGCGATAAAATGTACATGAGGCACCAGGGTGGGTTTTTGCAATGTGAATGTGACTGTTAGGGGTTAATGAGTGTTATCCCACAGGAACGGTCCCTTTACCAGAAACGGCCATTGACTTTTCAGACCTGCGCTCCAACACATCGCGCAAAAGTGACCGGGTAAGTGGTAATGGCAGGGTGTGGCCGAAACTACAGACCCCTGATCATGAGCGATGCCTGTGATGAGCCAGTGTGTCTGTCTGCAGGGTAATGAGGACTGGACTGTGTGCAACCGCTGCGAGACCTACCGCCCCCCGCGGGCCCATCACTGCCGCATCTGCCACCGCTGTATACGGAGGATGGATCACCACTGCCCCTGGTACGTCACCGCTGCCCTCCGCTACATGGAGAATGTTCCTCCTCTTCTGTTCTCTAATATTTATATCATTCGTTTTAGGATAAATAACTGTGTCGGGGAATTAAACCAAAAATATTTCATCCAGTTCCTGTTCTATACAGGTAGGTCCCTGCTGCCCGGGGCATCGGTCCGTACCATCACACACACATAGATGTAACGTATCAGTGTGTTTCTGTACCATGTGTAATAGGAAGGCcacagaccagaatggagatatcagggttagaGGATGGAGGGAACGCAAGAAGTTCTTGAGAGATGGATTggcagatagagcgaggacatgatattagagacagcagagagacagttgctggtgttctgtatgagtgcaggggtgatgtcacgggaagatgtgtataattgggtgtcatcagcataaagatggtacctgaagccaaatctggcgatggtttgtccaatgggggctgtgtagagagaaaagagtagggggccgaggaccgagccctgaggaaccccaacagcaagggaaagaggggaggaaacagagcccgcaaatgatagactgaaggtgcggtctgagagataagaggagaaccaggagagcgccgtgtcattgaggccgactgagcggagcctattgaggaggagatgatggtcaacagtgtcaaaagctgcagagaggtccagaagaataagaagagagaagtcgccattggatttagccattaggagatcattggagacttttgtgagagccgtttcagtagagtgcagagcgcggaagccagattgtaaggggtcaagcagagagttagcagagagatagcagattaaacgagaatagaccaggcgttccaagagtttagagatgaaggggaggttagagacaggtcgatagttagcagcacaggatgggtccagggagggttttttcaatagcggagttataacagcatgcttgaaggaggatgggaagattccagaagagagagagaggttacaaGTTACAGTGAATTGTGACCGTACAGAATGGGGCAGAGTTATCAGAAGTCCGGCAATGTTCTACATTTATGCCTAAAATTAATGGTGCTCTCATTACGGCATATTTATTACCAGTATCTGCATCTTTGTGATTTTCctatgggcttcggttttacagcgttcactgtgcagccaacatgacctgtcacctgtattctgtgtttcggtacgattcttgagataccacatttctatggttttatttacattttataaaagtcgccatattctgacacccataacttttttattcttccatgtatggggatgtgtagggcgtcttttttttttttttttttttttttttgcggagccGGGTGTACGtctcagttctaccattttggggaattgcttttgttttgatcattttttttattcaaatttttatcagaggcaaaacagtgaaaaaacggcggtttggctcttttgacttttttcccgctaaggcgtttaccgtacaggaaaaatatttttatagctttgtagagccggcgatgtcagacacagggagacctaatgtgtgggtgtgtgtcacagtatttaactacttttatacactcaccggccactttattaggtacaccatgctagtaatgggttggacccccttttgccttcagaactgcctcaattcttcgtggcatagatacaacaaggtgctggaagcattcctcagagattttggtccatattgacatgatggcatcacacagttgccgcagatttgtcggctgcacatccatgatgcgaatctcccgttccaccacatcccaaagatgctcctctattggattgagatctggtgactgtggaggccattggagtacagtgaactcattgtcatgttcaagaaaccagtctgagatgattccagctttatgacatggcattgcattatcctgctgaaagtagccatcagatgttgggtacattgtggtcataaagggatggacatggtcagcaacaatactcaggtaggctttggcgttgcaacgatgctcaattggtaccaaggggcccaaagagtgccaagaaaatattccccacaccatgacaccaccaccaccagcctgaaccgttaccgatacaaggcaggatggatccatgctttcatgttgttgacgccaaattctgaccctaccatccgaatgtcgcagcagaaatcgagactcatcagaccaggcaacgtttttccaatcttcaattgtccaatttcgatgagcttgtgcaaattgtagcctcagtttcctgttcttagctgaaaggagtggcacccggtgtggtcttctgctgctgtagcccatctgtagcctcaaagttggacgtactgtgcggcgttcagagatgctcttctggctaccttggttgtaacgggtggctatttgagtcactgttgcctttctatcagctcgaaccagtctggccattctcctctgacctctggcatcaacaacgcatttccgccccccacagaactgccgctcactggatgttttttctttttcggaccattctctgtaaaccctagagatggttgtgcgtgaaaatcccagtagatcagcagtttctgaaatactcagaccagcccttctggcaccaacaaccatgccacgttcaaaggcactcaaatcacctttcttccccatactgatgctcggtttgaactgcaggagattgtcttgaccatgtctacatgcctaaatgcactgagttgccgccatgtgattggctgattagaaattaagtgttaacgagcagttggacagctgtacctaataaagtggccggtgagtgtatgtgttctagggaaagggggcaccttggtcagctttgaccaagtcgccagaagggttaatgcccacgatcggcGCGGGCACTGACCATGCCATTAGTGACTGCAGACAGGCTGGGGATTTTTGCACATCAGAAAGTGATAGATTTACAAGTCTGTCTAAATCTACGAACAGGAATCATAGTATTAGACAATGCAACCTTCCATGGtcttgataaatatgccccattaGTCCTGGTCTAGTACATTAGTGAGGGTATTACCGCTTGTCTCCAGCAGGTGGTGCTGCTCCCATTAGTCCTGGTCTAGTACATTAGTGAGGGTATTACCGCTTGTCTCCAGCAGGTGGTGCTGCTCATACAATTCTAGTGTAGTTTCACATTTGTCAGTGTTTGGCTGGTTACACCCTGCAGGTGGCGCCACTCTTAATGCAATACCCCTCTTATTGCAGGGCTGACAAGTCTTTATGCTATGGGCTTAGTGCTGGCCACCTGGCTCTGGCCAACCAAGAAGGGAGCGGTGGAGGATCCGGAGAAGGCTGCCCCTGCTCACAGCCACGTACAGATGTAAGTCCTAGTGTGACTGAGGCTATAATACACAGGCTCTGCAGCTTCTATATAACATTATCTCCCCCCTCAGAGTCCACTGCATCCTCCTCCTCGTGGAGTCCGTCCTCTTCGGCCTGTTTGTCACGGTTATCTTCTATGATCAGGTGAGTGTGACATGTGGGAGGGGCTGACAGATATCACTGGCACAGGAAATACAATTCTCAATTCTTTGATCCCCgtattctttttctctttttgcagATTGTATCAATTATTACAGATGAGACGCCCATCGAGCAACTGAGGAACAAACTGCTGAAGGAAGCAAATAAAGAGGTCAGCCACACCCGCAAACCAAAGATGGCGCTACtgagggaagtgttcggcagaggTAACAGCAATATGTCTGTCCACTAACtaacctatccgtatactagagagcggtgacatcactgagaatacagcctatccgtatactagagagcagtgacatcactgagaatacatcctatccgtatactagagagcggtgacatcactgagaatacagcctatccatatactagagagcggtgacatcactgagaatacagcctatccgtatactagagagcggtgacatcactgagaatacagcctatccgtatactagagagcggtgacatcactgagaatacagcctatccatatactagagagcggtgacatcactgagaatacagcctatccgtatactagagagcggtgacatcactgagaatacagcctatccgtatactagagagcggtgacatcactgagaatacagcctatccgtatactagagagcagtgacatcactgagaatacatcctatccgtatactagagagcggtgacatcactgagaatacagcctatccgtatactagagagcagtgacatcactgagaatacatcgtatccgtatactagagagcggtgacatcactgagaatacagcctatccgtatactagagagcggtgacatcactgagaatacagcctatccgtatactagagcggtgacatcactgagaatacatcgtatccgtatactagagagcggtgacatcactgagaatacagcctatccgtatactagagagcagtgacatcactgagaatacagcctatccgtatactagagagcagtgacatcactgagaatacagcctatccgtatactagagagcagtgacatcactgagaatacagcctatccgtatactagagagcggtgacatcactgagaatacagcctatccgtatactagagagcggtgacatcactgagtatacagcctatctatatactagagagcagtgacatcactgagaatacagcctatccgtatactagagagcggtgacatcactgagaatacagcctatgtatatactagagagcggtgacatcactgagaatacagcctatccgtatactagagagcagtgacatcactgagaatacagcctatccgtatactagagagcggtgacatcactgagaatacagcctatccgtatactagagagcggtgacatcactgagtatacagcctatctatatactagagagcagtgacatcactgagaatacagcctatgtatatactagagagcggtgacatcactgagaatacagcctatgtatatactagagagcggtgacatcactgagaatacagcctatgtatatactagagagcggtgacatcactgagaatacagcctatgtatatactagagagcggtgacatcactgagaatacagcctgtccgtatactagagagtggtGACATTTGCTCCTGTGTAATGTGATATAACCCGGGGTATCCTCCTCTCTCTCCCGCAGGGTATATGATCTGCTGGCTCTTCCCCTGTCACAGCCCCCCGTCCTCTGGCGGTCCGGCCTACACCTACCTCCCTGACTATGACGTCTAGTACCCTCGGGGTGGGTTGTGCACTTTCTGCTGATCTTCTACCACTGGTCTCGTCACTTCTGAGGGTCTGTCGCTGCGGCGTCCTCGCTGGTCAGTATAGCCGGTTGGTATCGGGTGATCGGCCCCTGCACTATGGATTATTGTTACCTATGTACAATCtcatggctgctccgctgccctCTTGTGGTCAGTCTGCAGAATGCACTTTGGTGCTGTGTCTTAGGTCCTGGATCTTTTTGTTGTCCTCCTGTGTGTTTTTACTTGCTGCTGTTCATACTGGAGTGGATTTTTCTACGTTTTCAAGCCTGATGAACATTGACTTACTCATGCTTTGAGTCTAATCCTGTAATGGCGACACTCACCAGTAGGGGCGCTCATCTGCACTGGATCGTTTTAATgtatttattgatattttttatttcttttccatTAACTTTTTACTGAAACCAAATAAGTGTGTATATGGATAATCCGCAGTCAGTATTGGGGAATATACAAGCTGCCACTTTTTGGGTCCCCACCTTTATGGGTGCTTCTTATCTCCCACGTGTCTCCAGCTGCCTTTTAACTCTTTTCTAGCGGGACACGGCTAAAGTTTATGATGTCAGTTCTCATCCACTGCTTCTGCCCTGTCTTCCATGCTgtacactgcagctcagctttttCACAATGGCTGAGCTCAGTTTCTGCAGGAGGTCTGAACATGGAGAGAGGATTTCTATTACAGGGGCAGACGTGCAAGAATGTAAAAGAAGACTATGGAGACGACGTCCACCTGAGGCGAGGAGCCTTGATAAAGGGAGTAGTGTAGTGATTATATGATGTCCTCCTTGATGCCGGGGTTATCATGAGTGAATGACGGGAGGCAGAGAAGCTGGAGTGTTATGTATCGGGCGGCCATTACTGAGCACGTGTTTCCTGGAGCCTGCAAGTATTATGTCTGTGTGTGGTTTATCCTGTGAATATATGAtatgtgttatattatatatgtgtaatatctgCTTAATGGGGGCAGCTCGGCTCTCTTGACTCTAAAGCATCGTAAGGCACTTTCTAATGACACCCAAGCTGCGTCGTGTTCTGCTCCTGTCCCAACCGGAGCTGCGTCGTGCTCTTCTCTGGTCTCAGCTGGAGCTGAATTTACTCTCCTTGTTCTCTGGAGTAGCTCATGTCTCTCTGACGCCCCCCACAGCTTTGTTGCAGTCATACACAATTCTCTCCTTCAACCTTCCTGATGCACTTTCCCAAGTGACCAGCAGAGGGCGTTCCGTACACACGTTGTATAGGTTGAATCATCAGCTGGCTGTGGTCTGTTACAGAGAGAGCCACGTATCCCATCTCCTGCAGGCCAGCtgtacactacaactcccaccgTCCTCTGCCAATACCCCCGCAGGTCCAACGGTCAACTCCATGTTGTTTATAGTGGAGGAGTTTGTAGTTGTGGGTGGGGTACAGGTCCGATATAGCAGCGGCGCAGCACCAGGGCACTATGGGTAATCAGGCCACATGGCAGAGCTGGTACTGAACGTGTGTATGAGGTGTGATCCGTTATACTGCAGTATTATCAGCATCATCCTCGCTCTCTGTAAGATATATTTATTGCTGTTGTCTCTTTttacactgtatatattaccGCCCCTGCTGGACTTTTTGGGGTGATTATAAATAAAACCAATGATTATCTCTGTCTTATGTCTCATGTCTTACACACTCAATTCTGTGTATATAGGTAGAACTGAGCGACCCCTGGTTTTAAAGGGACAGTACATCTATATGCTGGAGCTTGTACTATTGCTGGAGTATAGAGAAAACTGTCTCATACGATGTACCTGGAAGGTCTCCATACAGGAGATAATTGACATAATGTAGTGTTACTGGGCCAGGGAGGAGTCTATATCTCTGTGCAGATCATAAATACAGTGGCtggtaacagatagtaatagattgtattcccctgtcctacagtcggcctctcctctcctgacatggctgataacagatagtaatagattgtattccccggtcctacagtcggcctctcctctcctgacatgactgataacagatagtaatagattgtattctcctgtcctacagtcggcctctcctctcctgacatggctgataacagatagtaatagattgtattcccctgtcctacagtcggcctctcctctcctgacatggctgataacagatagtaatagattgtattctcctgtcctacagtcggcctctcccctcctgacatggctgataacagatagtaatagattgtattctcctgtcctacagtcggcctctcctctcctgacatggctgataacagatagtaatagattgtattctcctgtcctacagtcggcctctcccctcctgacatggctgatatcagatagtaatagattgtattctcctgtcctacagtcggcctctcctctcctgacatggctgataacagatagtagtagattgtattctcctgtcctacagtcggcctctcccctcctgacatggctgataacagatagtaatagattgtattcaggaggctgagggccttcagagtccaggggccacttcttagggccttcttcaactctgtggttgcttcagccatctttttcggtgtggcctgctgggggagcagtatatcaaccagggacagaaataaacgtgacaggctgatcaggagggccagctctgtcctggggagccccttggacccagtacaggtggtgggtgacagaaggatactgtccatggtgacttccatgcgggagaacaaatcccaccccatgtatgggaccttgatgggacttggcagcagtgtaagtgaccgtctgctccaccccaagtgtgagaaggagctatcgcaggtccttccttccaaccgtgaccaggctgtataatctacatcaggccaagcgaagacactccgcacaggaaACTAAAcgaccctgaagtcttccttctttcttcttctgttccttagctgctatggactcctagtatatcttctcttctcagcatatgtgtgtcctgtaatatattactgtgtattatcctgtatctgtattactaggctgctgtaacatgctgagtatccgcactgtgggactattacaggattatcttatcttattatcttatcttatagtgaGCCACAagtgtagcagagtccagtccAGCCCcgcaggcagccatgtttttggttTCCCCATGGTTGGCTGTCCGGGCCTACCCTGCTGTTTATGTAAGCACTCTGTCTAGGTCCAGGCTCCTGTTTACACACAGGTGAATTGCCACAACGTTACTCCACTGGTTTCATATCTATAATTGCTATATGACCTCCATTATCCCTCCCCACTGGGGTATGACTCAGCTTTCCCACACTCCTGAATGGAAATCCTAGATTCTGGACTCTCATCTTAACCCTGTATACCTCTCTGTATATAAATTACTCGTCTCCTGGAATATTTGTGAGATTCCTCAAAATATCAAAGCCACAAGAGCCATCAATTCCTCCATGTACTACCAAAGTCTACCAGCAGGGAGCACTGCAGAGAGCTGACCTGGTGCACAATACCTGTACCACTGGGCTCAGTCTATAGAGAGCTGTAGGGGGTGCCACCTGTATATCTGAGCCCCCCCTAGTGGCCTGGGGTCTATATACAATGGGGAGTGGTCTGTCCAGGAGTCTGTATGAAATGGGCGATGGGCCtggcctggggtctgtataaaaTGGAGAGGGGTCTGGCCTATAAAATAAGGAGGGGTCTTGTCATGGGTCTGTATAAAATGGGGAGGGGTCTTGTCTTGGGTCTGTATATTATGGGGAGGGGATCTTGTCTTGGGTCTGTATATTATGGGGAGGGGGTCTCGTCTTGGGTCTGTATATTATGGGGAGGGGGTCTTGTCTTGGGTCTGTATATTATGGGGAGGGGTCTTGTCTTGGGTCTGTATATTATGGGGAGGGGGTCTCGTCTTGGGTCTGTATATTATGGGGAGGGGGTCTCGTCTTGGGTCTGTATATTATGGGGAGGGGTCTTGTCTTGGGTCTGTATATTATGGGGAGGGGATCTTGTCTTGGGTCTGTATATTATGGGGAGGGGGTCTCGTCTTGGGTCTGTATATTATGGGGAGGGGGTCTCGTCTTGGGTCTGTATATTATGGGGAGGGGGTCTCGTCTTGGGTCTGTATATTATGGGGAGGGGTCTTGTCTTGGGTCTGTATATTATGGGGAGGGGTCTTGTCTTGGGTCTGTATATTATGGGGAGGGGGTCTCGTCTTGGGTCTGTATATTATGGGGAGGGGGTCTCGTCTTGGGTCTGTATATTATGGGGAGGGGGTCTCGTCTTGGGTCTCTATATTATGGGGAGGGGGTCTTGTCTTGGGTCTCTATATTATGGGGAGGGGGTCTTGTCTTGGGTCTGTATATTATGGGGAGGGGGTCTCGTCTTGGGTCTGTATATTATGGGGAGGGGGTCTCGTCTTGGGTCTGTATATTATGGGGAGGGGGTCTCGTCTTGGGTCTGTATATTGTGGGGAGGGGTCTCGTCTTGGGTCTGTATATTATGGGGAGGGGGTCTCGTCTTGGGTCTGTATATTATGGGGAGGGGGTCTCGTCTTGGGTCTGTATATTATGGGGAGGGGGTCTCGTCTTGGGTCTGTATATTATGGGGAGGGGTCTCGTCTTGGGTCTGTATATTATGGGGAGGGGGTCTCGTCTTGGGTCTGTATATTATGGGGAGGGGGTCTCGTCTTGGGTCTGTATATTATGGGGAGGGGGTCTTGTCTTGGGTCTGTATATTATGGGGAGGGGGTCTCGTCTTGGGTCTGTATATTATGGGGAGGGGGTCTCGTCTTGGGTCTGTATATTATGGGGAGGGGGTCTCGTCTTGGGTCTGTATATTGTGGGGAGGGGGTCTTGTCTTGGGTCTGTATATTATGGGGAGGGGTCTTGTCTTGGGTCTGTATATTATGGGGAGGCCTCTGCAGTCTGTATAGAATGGGGTGGGGGTCTGTGTATAGGGGGATCTGGGGTGTGACCTGTATTATATGACCGCGTGTTGCAGGGCATCCTGCAGTATTTCCAGTTGCCTTGGAATAGGTTGGGGGCGTGTCCTATATTTAAAGGGCGGAGCATTTGAGAAGTAAAAGGTATCCCATCTTATAGTAATAGGTAGGCCGGTGCGGCGTGTATACTGAGACTAGCAGAAGACATGGCTGCTGACTACAGATATGGTTATCAtccacagcagccaatcagagctcTCCATGCTGATTGGTTGGTTGCTCTGGACATCCAGGTCAGGCCAGCTCTGGCCGTGTGGTGTAAGTGTGCCGGCCCTTTAAGGCCTTCATGCTGCGTCCCTCTTACTTCTCTGCAGGTCCAGATGTGACTCCTCATCCGCCGGCCTCACATTTGTAAATACTGAGGGATTAGATTGCGCTGGGCCTCAGCAGGCGGGGCCCTCCATGCCTGACATGTggccccccagtgctgcaggaCATGTGGAGGGTATTACTAACAACAACAGCAGCGGGGCCACACGCACTCATTAACTCCTGCATCACCAATGCCGCAGCTCTTAGGAGGATTTACCTTTCAGGACACTGGAAAAGTTGTATCCTGTACAAGTATGAAACGTAATGGCACCAGTAATATAGCCAGCCTTCCCAGACTCGGATAATGAGCGCCATTGTTCCCTTCTGGGTGATTCCCAACTGTCCTGGGGTAGTAGAAGATATAATTGGTAGAGCGGGGGAGGGGCAGGGCATAATTCACACTGCGCCTACAGGTCTGTGCCCACTCGTAGGACTGCTGGGTGTCTGCATAGAACATAAGGAGCCTTGTCTGCCCTCATACCTGTCCGTGCCTGTTCACACCTGACAGACAACAGACACTGCAATAGGAGGTTACACAGCTAGACcataaaggagcagtattatctatctatctatctatctatctatctcctatctcgctctatctatctatctatctatctcctatctcgctctatctatctatctatctatctatctatctatctatctatctatttatctatctcctatctatctatctatctctctatctcctatctcgctctatctatctatctatctatctatctatctcctatctatctatctatttcgctctatctatctatctctctatctcctatctcgctctctctatctatcgatctatcccaTTTATCTTTTCCGCTCTCTCAGCGCGATACATTACACAGGACACAATAATCTGCGACTCGttcttattttatataaatagGTTTTAAATAAATTTGTGCATTtttaacaatagaaaaaaaagtacaattaTATAAAAACATCATCGCTGTTAGTCGCCGACTAGAGGATTGGTTTAACCTGTCCCAGACCTGAGCCCCCCATCTCCTTTGTCTGAGGCTGCAGATTGCGGGTACCTACCTTCCATGATAGGAGGGTTGTTGTCTGACTATGTGCAGTAGGTGAGTAGTGTCCTGCTCTGATGGGAGGGGGTGCTGTTTGGCATTTAGCCATTCAGATCAATGTATTTATTAATTCTTTGCAATGTTCTACCATACACAGACTGAGCCACTTGGTGGCACCGCGTTGTCTCAATGCTCCGCTTTatgtggtcacatgacacaagCCGCATTGTCATTGAAGTAACGCTTTAGATGTGTGATTATCCCTAATTCATTAAAGCCAGTGTCTGGCTGATGGATCTGGAGCTTATGGTGCCAAGTCTTGTGGGTCACTGAACTACAACATGTGGAGGAGCATCTGGTCTGCAGAAGCCTTGAGAAGGTGCCGGTGGTGGTGGGGGCTCCTGAGAGTCAGTGAGTCCTAGAGATCGTCTAATTCTGGTGGTCGTGGGCATGAATCATATGATGGGACTATGTGCAGCTTCATGCTCCAGTAAGGGGTATGGTATGGGTGTGACTATCCAATGAGTTAGGGTGTCGGAAAGCGTCCTACTGCGGTGTCTAGTTGACTGGTGGTTTTCGAGAGCTGCTGGTTGGACCTGTAGCCATAAATACAATGTTTTGCAGTTTCCAGGGCATCTTGTACCATAAAATGATCATATAACaagaataaatacataaatagaatagaataggtgTGCACAGTGGGCCACATCGTGCCAAAAGTCTAAAAGGGGTCATGTAGTCCACCAGCAGGAGCATTATGCCCCAGCTAGTTGGAGACACCTGCTTATACAGACTTTTGGCTAACTTGTGTGCCCATTTGCTAATTCAGACCTTTGTAACTACATACTCTGGTAACATTAGCACCATTGCAAGGCTTGGTATGTTCCAAGGAACAGGTCTGACCCGTATCCAGCTCTAGTCTTGATTCTGTGAAGCTCTGTGTCCATTCATGGAGTGAAAACATCTATAGCACCTTCATGTCTCTCACCTGAAGAGGCAACCTACTCTCTAAAGGACATTGTATGGGTGAAG from Leptodactylus fuscus isolate aLepFus1 chromosome 7, aLepFus1.hap2, whole genome shotgun sequence carries:
- the LOC142213092 gene encoding palmitoyltransferase ZDHHC3-like — protein: MAGCVRDPCGLLCILLTYLSLGYADYVILRHILLHSFSGSIWCPLHAVGFNLIVFLLLACHTRAVFSDPGTVPLPETAIDFSDLRSNTSRKSDRGNEDWTVCNRCETYRPPRAHHCRICHRCIRRMDHHCPWINNCVGELNQKYFIQFLFYTGLTSLYAMGLVLATWLWPTKKGAVEDPEKAAPAHSHVQIVHCILLLVESVLFGLFVTVIFYDQIVSIITDETPIEQLRNKLLKEANKEVSHTRKPKMALLREVFGRGYMICWLFPCHSPPSSGGPAYTYLPDYDV